A segment of the Neisseria chenwenguii genome:
GGCGCAGGCACGGCAATTAACGACGCGGGCAGCCTCAGGATGCAGACCTACCGAATCGCCTATCTGGTCAGCAACCGCGCACCTGCGAAACAGATCGACAACCAAATCCGCGAATTTGAAACCACGCTGAAAAAAGTCAGTACCAGCGATGCGATTCATCCGCTGATTCCTGCCGACACGCCGCTGTCGTATATGCTGATTCAGGATATGCTCAACACCGACTGGCAGGCGCACATCCGCCCCGCCGTTATCCGCCACGAATTGCCCGAACAGATTGATTTGTACCGCTTTACCGGCAATATCGAACTTTTCGTGCAGGCGCTGGAAAACGCCAACGATAAAAACACCTTGTGGCTGCGCCGTTTTCAGACGGCCTTGATTCTGATGATTTTCATTGCTGCAGGGTTTATGATTATGCTGCACTACTCTTGGATTATCCGCCCGCTGGAAACACTGCGCGAGGGCGTCGATACCATCGGGCGCGGCGGTTTCGGCGTGAAAATCCCAACCGACCATATCCGCGAGTTTGCCCAAGTCAGCGAAGGTTTCAACCAAATGAGCGCCAGCCTGAAAACGCTCTACACGGATCTGGAAGGCCAAGTGGCACGGCAGACGCAGGATTTGGCGCGGCAAAACCGCGATTTGGCGCTGCTCTACCAAACCACCCGCGACCTGCACCGCACCCACAGTCCGAAAGAGGCCGCCGAAGAATTTCTCGCCCGTACCCTGCCCGCCGTTTCCGCCGCTGCCGGCAGCATTCATTTTTCCGATTCCGGGGGCACGCACAATGATTTGGTCGCCGCCATCGGTTTGGACGATGCGTTTTCAAACGGCCAAACGCCGCCCTACCCGCATTCCGCCGCGTTCCCCATCGTTTACAAAGGCGAAGAGCTGGGCGCGTTTACCCTCTATTTTTCAGACGGCCACAGCCTCTCCAAGGACGAACACGACCTTCTGCGCACGCTTTCCGGCCAGCTCGGCGTTTCCGTCGCCAACAGCCGTTTCGCCCAAGAACGCCGCCAGCTCGCCGTTTTGCAGGAACGCAACCTGATCGCGCAAGGTTTGCACGACAGCATCGCGCAGGCGCTGACTTTTCTCAATTTACAGGTGCAGATGCTCGAAAGCGCGTTTCACGCGGGAGAAAAAGTGCAGGTGGAAGAAAACATCCTCTTTATCAAAAACGGCGTGCAGGAATGTTATGACGACGTGCGCGAGCTTCTGTTAAACTTCCGTACCAAAATCAGCAACAAAGACTTCCCCGAAGCCGTCAACGGCCTGCTGGAACGCTTCTCGCGCGAAACCCAAACCGAAGTCGATACCCGCTGGACAGACGAAGGCGCCGCGCTCTCCAACGACGAAAAACTGCAAGTCATCTTCATTTTGCAGGAAAGCCTTTCCAACGTGCGCAAACACGCGCAGGCCAAACACGTCGCCGTCTCCATCGAAAACCGCCGTGACTTCATGCTGACCGTGCGCGACGACGGCAGGGGTTTCGACACAGGCCGTCTGAAAAATCCCGCCACAGGCCACGTCGGCCTCGGCATCATGCAGGAACGCGCCCGCCGCATCAACGCCGTCCTCACCGTAGAATCCGCGCCGCAACAAGGCACAACCGTAACCCTCGTGTTACCCCAAGAGAAGAGAAACACACTATGAGCATCAAAATCGTATTAATCGACGACCACACCCTGTTCCGCAGCGGCATCAAAGCCCTGCTCTCGCGCCAAAGCGATTTTGAAGTCGTCGGCGAGGCCGCCGACGGCTTTTCCGGCGTCAAACTCGTCGAACAGCTCCGCCCCGACATCGTTTTGCTCGACCTCGACATGCCCGCCATGAACGGCCGTGAAGCGCTGGCGCAAATCCTCAGCACCAACCCCGGCCAAACCGTCGTGATGCTCACCGTCTCCGAAGACGGCGACGACCTTACCGAATGTATGCGCATCGGCGCGCGCGGTTTCCTACTCAAAAACATCAACGCCGATTTCCTGCTCGACAGTATCCGCAAAGCCGTGGACGGCGACAACGTCTTTTCCCCCGAAATGACCACGCGGCTGGTGCAGTCGCTTATCGCCCCCGCCGCCCCGCGCAACGACCAAGCCCTCGCCACCCTTACCCCGCGCGAACTGGAAATCCTCGGCTACCTCGCCGCCGGCCACAGCAACAAAGTCATCGCCCGCCACCTCGAGCTGGCCGAATCCACCGTCAAAGTGCACGTCCAAAACATTCTGCGCAAACTCAACCTCGGCAGCCGCGTGCAGGCGGCGGTATATGCGGTTCAGCATAAAGTGCCGCAGCCCGAGGGAGTTTGAAAAGGGTTGGTAAAGATGAAACAGGCCGTCTGAAGTTTTCAGACGGCCTGAAGTCTTTTTAGGCGAACCAACCCGACCTACCCGTGCATCACGTCTTCAATATCCGCCACTTTTTTCGGCGCGAGCGCGGTGTAGTTTTCACAGCCGTCGGCCGTGACCAAAATATTGTCTTCGATGCGGATGCCGATGTTGCGGAACGCTTCGGGAATGTCGTCGGCAGCGGCGATGTAGAGGCCGGGTTCGACGGTGGTGCACATACCCGGCTGAAGCAGCAGCGGTTTGCCGTTTTGCCAGCGTTTGCCGACGTCGTGTACGTCCAGCCCGATCCAATGGCCGAGGCCGTGCATATAGAAACGCTGATAGGCTTGCGATTCGATGTTGCCGTCCACCGTGCCTTGCAGCAGGCCGA
Coding sequences within it:
- a CDS encoding histidine kinase; its protein translation is MQTYRIAYLVSNRAPAKQIDNQIREFETTLKKVSTSDAIHPLIPADTPLSYMLIQDMLNTDWQAHIRPAVIRHELPEQIDLYRFTGNIELFVQALENANDKNTLWLRRFQTALILMIFIAAGFMIMLHYSWIIRPLETLREGVDTIGRGGFGVKIPTDHIREFAQVSEGFNQMSASLKTLYTDLEGQVARQTQDLARQNRDLALLYQTTRDLHRTHSPKEAAEEFLARTLPAVSAAAGSIHFSDSGGTHNDLVAAIGLDDAFSNGQTPPYPHSAAFPIVYKGEELGAFTLYFSDGHSLSKDEHDLLRTLSGQLGVSVANSRFAQERRQLAVLQERNLIAQGLHDSIAQALTFLNLQVQMLESAFHAGEKVQVEENILFIKNGVQECYDDVRELLLNFRTKISNKDFPEAVNGLLERFSRETQTEVDTRWTDEGAALSNDEKLQVIFILQESLSNVRKHAQAKHVAVSIENRRDFMLTVRDDGRGFDTGRLKNPATGHVGLGIMQERARRINAVLTVESAPQQGTTVTLVLPQEKRNTL
- a CDS encoding response regulator → MSIKIVLIDDHTLFRSGIKALLSRQSDFEVVGEAADGFSGVKLVEQLRPDIVLLDLDMPAMNGREALAQILSTNPGQTVVMLTVSEDGDDLTECMRIGARGFLLKNINADFLLDSIRKAVDGDNVFSPEMTTRLVQSLIAPAAPRNDQALATLTPRELEILGYLAAGHSNKVIARHLELAESTVKVHVQNILRKLNLGSRVQAAVYAVQHKVPQPEGV